One window of Rhodopirellula bahusiensis genomic DNA carries:
- a CDS encoding B12-binding domain-containing radical SAM protein, translating to MSGLRVGHEELLQRGLKLPGLARRASALAQLPPLGLLTIAAMVPESWDIELVLDDGASDEDAVAEQILTGISSPIQPRVVAFSALTPSADRAARISERLRPHKVLTVIGGLHATAAPQHCQPSFDAVVRGDGESTFAKLLADVAGGTLASSYQADGSFSLSNSPLPRWGLLGDHSPPRYTIQSMRGCPWACSFCAASRMLGPARVKPDERFDAELRAIASRQSRPWIELADDNTFASGRDHGPMLESLRRHGARWFTESDWRIAKQPKLLRQIAESGCRQILIGLESSVFRYPGMGAKNADWQRMLEAVDAIQEAGIVVNGCLIVGADGETSESIEKLGDFLEEAPMGEIQLTLQTPFPGTSLYESLLRTNRLLPGNFSRYTLFDVVYEPDQMTAEQLQNEFNNLVERAFRTEAQSRRDSIQKQIRSSRRNAGKQA from the coding sequence ATGAGCGGGTTGCGCGTTGGACACGAGGAGTTGCTTCAGCGTGGATTGAAGCTGCCTGGTTTGGCACGACGTGCATCGGCACTTGCCCAACTGCCTCCGCTTGGGTTGTTGACCATCGCTGCGATGGTACCTGAGAGTTGGGACATCGAGCTTGTTTTGGATGACGGTGCGAGTGATGAAGATGCCGTGGCGGAACAGATCTTGACCGGGATCTCTTCGCCGATTCAGCCGAGGGTCGTTGCGTTCTCCGCGCTGACACCGTCGGCGGATCGAGCCGCGCGGATCAGTGAGCGTCTTCGACCTCACAAAGTGCTCACGGTAATTGGCGGGTTGCATGCAACGGCGGCTCCCCAACATTGCCAGCCCTCCTTTGATGCGGTGGTTCGAGGCGACGGCGAAAGCACGTTTGCGAAGTTGCTGGCGGATGTTGCCGGAGGAACCTTGGCATCGTCCTATCAAGCCGATGGATCGTTTTCGCTTTCGAATTCGCCGCTGCCACGTTGGGGTTTATTGGGCGATCATTCGCCGCCACGCTACACGATTCAATCGATGCGAGGTTGCCCGTGGGCGTGTTCGTTTTGCGCGGCGAGTCGAATGCTAGGACCCGCGAGAGTCAAGCCGGACGAACGATTTGACGCGGAGTTGCGTGCGATTGCGAGCCGACAATCTCGGCCGTGGATTGAGTTGGCGGACGACAACACTTTCGCGAGCGGACGTGACCATGGACCCATGCTCGAATCGTTGCGGCGACACGGGGCACGTTGGTTCACCGAGTCAGATTGGCGAATTGCAAAACAACCAAAACTGCTGCGACAAATCGCTGAGAGCGGTTGCCGACAGATTTTGATTGGATTGGAATCAAGCGTGTTTCGGTATCCTGGCATGGGAGCCAAAAATGCCGATTGGCAGCGCATGCTGGAGGCCGTGGATGCGATCCAAGAGGCGGGCATCGTGGTCAATGGTTGTCTGATCGTTGGAGCGGATGGCGAGACATCGGAGTCCATTGAAAAGCTGGGGGACTTTTTGGAAGAAGCCCCGATGGGAGAGATTCAGTTGACACTGCAGACACCGTTTCCAGGAACCAGTCTTTACGAATCGTTGTTGCGAACGAATCGCTTGCTTCCCGGCAACTTCTCTCGATACACGTTGTTCGACGTGGTGTATGAGCCTGACCAGATGACGGCCGAGCAATTGCAAAACGAGTTCAACAACTTGGTAGAACGAGCCTTCCGGACCGAGGCTCAGTCGCGACGCGATTCCATTCAAAAACAGATTCGATCCTCCCGACGCAACGCCGGAAAACAAGCATGA
- a CDS encoding SGNH/GDSL hydrolase family protein, producing the protein MNQLRPLRLLLLCALLGSQAALLCLGMPATAQDSSATVEKQFLIPETDDSMAGKGPVRRYDWMKQVWQRRRSTFDSRKQQDQNAIVFLGDSITQGWGDDFRGAFANRKVANRGISGDTTRGMLYRLQEDVLDLDPKAVVMLMGTNDLEEHATPKVIASNVQLIIKDLQSSDSEMPIVLCLVMPSSETKSRPAAKIKRLNELLTEIASEHETVHLVDTWTPFANESGDATVEEFPDLLHPNDAGYKKWKAALEPKLSELKL; encoded by the coding sequence ATGAACCAACTTCGCCCTCTGCGCCTCCTTCTTCTTTGTGCTTTGCTGGGTTCGCAAGCTGCATTGCTATGCCTGGGCATGCCGGCGACCGCGCAGGACTCTTCCGCAACGGTCGAAAAACAGTTTTTGATTCCCGAGACCGACGACTCGATGGCCGGGAAAGGTCCAGTTCGTCGGTACGATTGGATGAAGCAAGTGTGGCAGCGTCGCCGATCCACCTTCGATTCACGCAAGCAACAAGATCAAAACGCGATTGTGTTTCTTGGCGACTCCATCACCCAAGGCTGGGGCGACGATTTTCGCGGAGCATTCGCTAACCGAAAAGTCGCAAACCGTGGTATCAGCGGAGATACAACTCGCGGGATGTTGTACCGGCTGCAAGAAGACGTGCTGGATCTGGATCCTAAAGCGGTGGTCATGCTGATGGGCACCAACGATTTGGAAGAACACGCCACGCCGAAAGTCATTGCCTCCAACGTTCAGTTGATCATCAAAGACTTGCAATCTAGCGATTCAGAGATGCCGATCGTGCTTTGCCTGGTGATGCCCAGCAGCGAAACCAAGTCTCGTCCCGCGGCCAAAATCAAACGCCTGAACGAATTGCTGACGGAGATCGCCAGCGAACACGAAACGGTTCATCTGGTCGACACCTGGACACCTTTCGCGAACGAATCAGGCGACGCCACGGTGGAAGAGTTCCCCGACCTGCTGCACCCCAACGACGCTGGCTACAAAAAATGGA